In Calothrix sp. PCC 7507, one DNA window encodes the following:
- the cas6 gene encoding CRISPR system precrRNA processing endoribonuclease RAMP protein Cas6, whose amino-acid sequence MEPETSLQQHKCSTLHSIVVELAAAAVGDIPATLSRALHALVLKWLAAANPSVAETIHASQNPPLTISPLLGNRRQGGVRVGDYFYFRISLLDGALVEPLMRGFECSETLSLVLADFPFVLRHLYALPGTHQLAGAADYALLSHPPQVLNDIELHFLSPTSFKQNKNVQTFPLPELVFNSLHRRWNIFAPEQYHLPNCEWNALVIAYELKTYALKMEGGTEVGAQGWVYYRFSNTETARIATILANFAFFAGVGRKTAMGMGQTQIGNSKFKKK is encoded by the coding sequence ATGGAGCCGGAAACGTCGTTGCAGCAGCATAAATGTTCGACATTACATTCAATTGTTGTTGAACTTGCGGCTGCGGCTGTGGGGGATATTCCCGCTACTTTATCTCGTGCATTACACGCGCTGGTACTCAAATGGTTAGCAGCCGCAAACCCATCTGTAGCTGAAACTATCCATGCTAGTCAAAATCCACCATTGACTATTTCGCCTTTGTTAGGAAATCGCCGTCAAGGTGGGGTGCGGGTGGGAGATTATTTTTATTTTCGCATTAGTTTATTAGATGGTGCTTTAGTTGAACCGTTGATGCGCGGGTTTGAATGTTCGGAAACCCTGTCTTTAGTATTAGCAGATTTCCCGTTTGTACTGCGTCATCTCTACGCACTACCGGGAACGCACCAATTAGCAGGTGCGGCTGATTATGCTTTATTGTCTCATCCTCCACAGGTTTTAAATGATATTGAATTGCATTTTTTATCTCCTACTAGCTTTAAGCAAAATAAAAATGTGCAGACATTTCCGCTACCCGAATTAGTGTTTAATTCGCTGCATCGGCGGTGGAATATTTTTGCACCGGAACAATATCATCTTCCTAATTGTGAATGGAATGCTTTGGTGATAGCCTACGAACTCAAAACCTATGCCCTGAAGATGGAAGGAGGTACGGAAGTTGGGGCACAGGGTTGGGTATATTACCGATTTAGTAATACGGAAACGGCGCGAATTGCCACGATTTTGGCCAATTTTGCGTTCTTTGCTGGGGTAGGGCGTAAAACTGCGATGGGAATGGGACAGACGCAAATCGGGAATTCAAAATTCAAAAAAAAGTGA
- the cas5d gene encoding type I-D CRISPR-associated protein Cas5/Csc1: protein MALYHCTLTLHDNVFFATREMGILYETEKYLHNWGLSFALFTINYIPQPYRLQGELAQKPTYLDISAEQNLLHLNQAGIYVFPAQPISWSYQINTFKAAQVGYYGKSKQFGDKGADKNYPINYGKAKELAVGSQYRTYIIAPETIKLPRWIRLGKWASKIRVEAIKIPDKVMQNKSGDYTCLHPLNPLDLPTSTRILLYNRIVMPPVSLVSQAQLHGEYLVTKKDDWQDFKSTLTTQQSQQLPEEIYLPTGIFYGAGNVVAAA from the coding sequence ATGGCACTATATCACTGCACCTTGACGCTACATGATAACGTTTTCTTTGCTACGCGGGAGATGGGAATTCTCTATGAAACTGAAAAATATTTACATAATTGGGGGCTAAGTTTTGCACTTTTTACTATTAATTACATTCCTCAACCCTACCGACTGCAAGGAGAATTAGCACAAAAACCAACATATTTAGATATTAGTGCTGAACAAAATTTACTCCATCTCAATCAAGCCGGAATTTATGTATTCCCCGCTCAACCTATCAGTTGGTCTTATCAAATTAATACTTTTAAAGCGGCTCAAGTTGGGTATTATGGCAAGTCAAAACAGTTTGGCGATAAAGGTGCGGATAAAAATTACCCTATTAATTATGGAAAGGCTAAAGAATTAGCTGTAGGTAGTCAATATCGTACTTATATTATCGCCCCAGAAACTATCAAGTTGCCGCGTTGGATACGTTTGGGTAAATGGGCTTCAAAAATTAGAGTTGAAGCGATAAAAATTCCCGATAAAGTCATGCAAAATAAATCTGGTGATTACACCTGTTTGCATCCTTTAAACCCGTTAGATTTACCAACTTCGACTCGAATTCTACTTTACAACCGCATTGTTATGCCTCCTGTGAGTTTGGTAAGTCAGGCGCAGTTACATGGTGAATATTTAGTCACTAAAAAAGATGATTGGCAAGATTTTAAGTCAACGTTGACCACACAGCAAAGTCAACAATTACCCGAAGAAATTTATCTACCAACAGGAATATTTTATGGAGCCGGAAACGTCGTTGCAGCAGCATAA
- the cas7d gene encoding type I-D CRISPR-associated protein Cas7/Csc2, producing MTILTTLKSEFKSAFPRLASGKYIHFIMLRHSQSFPVFQTDGILNTARTQAGLGNTDESKKQISRLVMFKRKQTTPERLAGRELLRGLNLTSADDVNKDKYCEYNGEKSCKKCPDCIIYGFAIGDSGSERSKVYSDSAFSLSAYESSHRSFTFNAPFEGGTMSEAGEMRSSINELDHVIPEVTFPTIETLRDSTYEGFLYVLGNLLRTKRYGAQESRTGTMRNYLAGIAFCDGEIFSNLHLTQALHDALKGDIDAPISDVLQQVETVANNLLNDEPVRKTKLVFGSELDDLVAEVNALYQDEARLLETITSLYGQTKAYAESFGALKKKGKSNS from the coding sequence ATGACTATTCTCACAACCTTAAAATCTGAATTTAAATCGGCATTTCCCCGCTTGGCTTCTGGGAAATATATTCACTTCATCATGTTACGTCACAGTCAATCATTTCCTGTATTCCAAACAGATGGAATTCTCAACACTGCACGCACCCAAGCGGGTTTAGGTAATACAGATGAAAGCAAAAAACAAATCAGTCGTTTGGTAATGTTTAAGCGCAAACAAACCACGCCGGAACGACTGGCTGGACGCGAATTACTCCGAGGTTTAAATCTTACCAGCGCGGATGATGTAAATAAAGATAAATACTGCGAATATAATGGCGAGAAATCTTGTAAAAAATGTCCAGATTGTATTATTTATGGCTTTGCGATCGGTGATAGTGGTTCGGAACGTTCTAAAGTGTATTCTGACTCCGCTTTTTCTTTGAGTGCTTACGAATCATCTCATCGCAGTTTTACATTCAATGCACCCTTTGAAGGTGGAACAATGAGTGAAGCTGGCGAAATGCGAAGCAGTATTAACGAATTAGATCACGTTATTCCAGAGGTAACATTTCCCACAATAGAAACTCTGCGTGACTCTACTTATGAAGGCTTTCTGTATGTTTTAGGTAATTTATTACGCACTAAAAGATATGGCGCTCAAGAATCGCGCACGGGAACAATGCGAAATTATCTTGCAGGGATTGCATTTTGCGATGGTGAAATATTTAGTAATTTGCATTTGACTCAAGCACTTCACGATGCTTTAAAAGGTGATATCGATGCTCCAATTAGTGATGTTTTACAACAGGTAGAAACGGTGGCAAATAATTTACTTAATGATGAACCTGTACGCAAAACAAAACTAGTTTTTGGTTCAGAGTTAGATGATTTAGTTGCTGAAGTTAACGCACTTTATCAAGATGAAGCGCGTTTATTAGAAACTATAACTTCACTATATGGACAAACTAAAGCCTATGCAGAATCTTTTGGAGCTTTGAAAAAGAAAGGTAAAAGTAATTCGTAA